A DNA window from Solanum lycopersicum chromosome 3, SLM_r2.1 contains the following coding sequences:
- the LOC101247122 gene encoding nuclear transcription factor Y subunit C-1 isoform X1, which produces MENSPQQSAANAAAAAAAAQSAGYPTQPPYHHLLQQQQQQLQVFWTYQRKEIEQVNDFKNHQLPLARIKKIMKADEDVRMISAEAPILFAKACELFILELTIRSWLHAEENKRRTLQKNDIAAAITRTDIFDFLVDIVPRDEIKEEGAGLGPGIVGSTASGVPYYYPPMGQPAPPGVMMGRPAMPGVDPSMYVQPPPPPSQAWQSVWQAAEDNSYAGGGSNGQGNLDGQS; this is translated from the exons ATGGAAAACAGCCCTCAGCAATCGGCGGCGAATGCAGCGGCGGCGGCTGCAGCGGCTCAGTCCGCTGGGTACCCGACTCAGCCACCTTACCACCATCtccttcagcaacagcagcagcagtTACAGGTGTTTTGGACCTACCAACGCAAGGAAATCGAACAGGTTAACGATTTTAAGAACCATCAACTTCCCCTTGCCCGAATCAAGAAGATCATGAAAGCTGACGAAGATGTCCGTATGATCTCCGCTGAAGCACCCATTTTGTTTGCCAAGGCATGTGAGCTTTTCATTCTGGAACTCACTATTCGTTCCTGGCTTCACGCTGAGGAGAACAAGCGACGGACTCTGCAGAAGAATGACATCGCTGCGGCCATTACGCGGACTGATATTTTTGATTTCCTTGTTGACATTGTTCCCAGGGATGAGATCAAGGAAGAGGGTGCTGGTCTGGGGCCCGGAATTGTGGGTTCCACAGCAAGTGGTGTTCCGTACTATTATCCACCAATGGGACAGCCTGCTCCACCTGGGGTGATGATGGGAAGGCCTGCTATGCCTGGGGTTGATCCTTCAATGTATGTTCAGCCTCCCCCACCACCGTCGCAGGCGTGGCAGTCCGTTTGGCAGGCTGCTGAGGATAATTCTTATGCTGGTGGAGGCAGCAATGGACAGGGTAACCTTGATGGTCAAAG TTAA
- the LOC101247122 gene encoding nuclear transcription factor Y subunit C-1 isoform X2, with the protein MENSPQQSAANAAAAAAAAQSAGYPTQPPYHHLLQQQQQQLQVFWTYQRKEIEQVNDFKNHQLPLARIKKIMKADEDVRMISAEAPILFAKACELFILELTIRSWLHAEENKRRTLQKNDIAAAITRTDIFDFLVDIVPRDEIKEEGAGLGPGIVGSTASGVPYYYPPMGQPAPPGVMMGRPAMPGVDPSMYVQPPPPPSQAWQSVWQAAEDNSYAGGGSNGQGNLDGQR; encoded by the coding sequence ATGGAAAACAGCCCTCAGCAATCGGCGGCGAATGCAGCGGCGGCGGCTGCAGCGGCTCAGTCCGCTGGGTACCCGACTCAGCCACCTTACCACCATCtccttcagcaacagcagcagcagtTACAGGTGTTTTGGACCTACCAACGCAAGGAAATCGAACAGGTTAACGATTTTAAGAACCATCAACTTCCCCTTGCCCGAATCAAGAAGATCATGAAAGCTGACGAAGATGTCCGTATGATCTCCGCTGAAGCACCCATTTTGTTTGCCAAGGCATGTGAGCTTTTCATTCTGGAACTCACTATTCGTTCCTGGCTTCACGCTGAGGAGAACAAGCGACGGACTCTGCAGAAGAATGACATCGCTGCGGCCATTACGCGGACTGATATTTTTGATTTCCTTGTTGACATTGTTCCCAGGGATGAGATCAAGGAAGAGGGTGCTGGTCTGGGGCCCGGAATTGTGGGTTCCACAGCAAGTGGTGTTCCGTACTATTATCCACCAATGGGACAGCCTGCTCCACCTGGGGTGATGATGGGAAGGCCTGCTATGCCTGGGGTTGATCCTTCAATGTATGTTCAGCCTCCCCCACCACCGTCGCAGGCGTGGCAGTCCGTTTGGCAGGCTGCTGAGGATAATTCTTATGCTGGTGGAGGCAGCAATGGACAGGGTAACCTTGATGGTCAAAGGTAA